Sequence from the Castanea sativa cultivar Marrone di Chiusa Pesio chromosome 12, ASM4071231v1 genome:
ggagaaagagagcaAACCACCGAATCCACAACACTGCCGATCTGAGAGAAAGGGAGAACGTTTGCAAATGCGATACCCATTTGCttcacaaaaaatgaaaaaaatcaaaacgtATGGGAAGCAAACATTTTCTGTTGATctgagagagagggaaaaagaaagaaagagtaacGTCTGAGAGAGGGTAAAATCACTTAAGAGTAAGTCTTGGCTAAATTGATAACACACAAGCCCAACGAATTTGTGGTGAAGGAGATGGACTATTAGTTAGCGGAGTGGTTttccagatttgattttttttttattataaaaaaagatcttgTGATGAAAATTCCATTTGAGTTCTTGTGGCTATCAATCTCTCGcttccccttctctctcttcgTTGTGTCTTTGTtaaacaaatatcaaatttgtttttaatccagtcaatatgatttttcaatttcatctaacgtggaatttttttttaaatttttaattaaaaacatgccacatcatttaaaaaaatgccaagtcatAGTTCCGTTAGGTAAGTAACACCATTAACAACAGTTAATAAAATGaccaatacaactcagttttaaaacttaagagaCTAATTGTACTTgcttcaaacttgagggaccaattgcgcacacaGGGAAAACTTCAGGACCAATAATGTAGTctcactgaaaaaaaaaatcccactcATTAACAAGTATATAAAGCAGAAAAGGGGtagatgaatatttttttacattttaaaaggAGGAATTAGCTATAATTGGGTTAGATTGATAGCCAGCTGGATTGGAGGAAAAGGGCAAAGATGGTTTCCAACTCGttgaataattaattgaaagcctaaagtaaaaaatatttctagacTTTATCATCAAACAAACTTGAATCCATATATCAGACTAACATGTCTTGTAGTCTCATGCATTTGGTTTTCCCTACTTCAGTGGAAGAGAAACCATTCAACTTCAACTTGAAGTGGAAATTGTATATTCACAATGGCCGACTACAAGATAATACAAGATAGAAGTATATCCCTTTCCTCCATCTCTGTGCAAAGAGAAGGACCCCCAAAACAATATTTGTGTACACGACAAAACATTGCTCTACTGATATGTAAAGAAAACCTTGAGTGGACGATATTTCATATATGGTTGTCAACGTCCCCATTTCGCTCTGCAACTTGTTAATGTAAAACGTcctcatttattctttttttttttctaccagCAACCTGTGGACGTGGTTGaggagaaatagagaaaaacaGTGAGAGAGAAACGCAAATGAGAGAGAGtcaaaagtcaaactttttttgggtttagagatatGTTTAGAAGGTAATAAATAAggataattaattagattctaatcagaatatttgtaataattatagttttttttaaccgttagatctacttaaatccaatggtttaaaaaaagtgtaacttgaacttatatatatatcggTTTCGGGTGAAAAGATCTAGCAccaaaaaatgaaaccaaaatattttgatttcaaaaaattcaaatcgaAACCGAACTATACcgaaaccaaataaaaaaattggactcAATTCAGTCGGTTTCAACTAGTTTTTCGGTTTATACATTTTTAGCACACCTCTAGACAAAGCTTTTGAGAAAAATCAATCTTAAATCCAACCTGTCTTTCATTTTATCATATTTGtgacaaaacagaaaaaaaaaatttcgaaaAGAATTAGCAATGTTTCTAATATTCGCATCATTGCATGCCTGTAAATTATATATTGTCTCACtttatatctctttttttttgtaagaattCTTGTGGGTTTCTTAGCAGTGGACCATTACAAGAGttgaatcataaaaaattaaacagacACGGGGATAACCCCGACAGCAATATAACAACAAAAGGAGGCGAAAATAGCAAATTAACCCTCAGTTtccaactatatagttagcaggCCCAGTTTCTAAACTATATAATTTACTAGCGTCTCGAGTCTCAGAGGCTCGATTTATAGCCAGAGGCTCGATTTTGGGCTATAAATCGAGCCTCTGAGACTCGAATTGTCCAGAATGATGTGGCGTTTTGCCCACGTGACCTCcacgtggaaatcgagtcttagagactcgatttaggTGATGTGGCTATCTACGTCTGACGTGGTTGGTCCACGTTGTCCACGTGGAAAACAGAaaccgagtctctaagactcgatttcaaTTTGGGGTTTATTCAAACTTAACGCCTCTCACCTGTAAacattctccactctcactcaccgAGACAAAGAGCAGACTCCTCCCTCTCACCCACCCTCTCTCTCACACTGAACCTCAGCCTCTCCTCTCTCCCTCGCACAGCCTCTCCTCTCTCCCTCGTGCAGCCTCTCCTCTTTCACTGTTCTCTCACAGTCTCCACTCTCAAGCTCCACATTGATCGCCTTCGCTTGGCCAAAAGATTTCACAAAGCCACAGCATTCGATTCAGACCACGTCTCTCAAAACTCAAAGGAAAGGTGAGTGGCTTTGTCTTCAGTCgctgtttggttgccgagaaacagtgggaaaaatcaatgtttttttctattttggtttgtgggtttgattttttatattttttcagttttgttttgcGCTTTGTTCTGTATGGTAGATTCTTTGAGCCTAGTTTTCATGCCGCAGATAAATTTTGATTCATCCACTTTTTACCAAGGGTTTCATGATTGGATATTGAACTCATTTCAATATTGAACTCATTTCATTGatgaagaatattttaattgtgCCCCAAATAACAAATGTTAGTTCATCCAAGCAGAAAACCAACTGTTATAGAGGTAAAAGGATATGATCCTTTCAACTACACACTAAACCATATTGTATGCCTAAAAAAGACCCTATACAAATGCTTATTCTTTTATAAGCAATCAATCAAATTACAAACATAGGGGAAGACTTAAAAATCCAATACCAACTAATTATAGAGTAAAAAGTTGCTTACAGATACTACATTTAAAACAGTGGAGAAAATCAAACTATGCATTGTTGTGCAGTGATGATGTTAGTGTTTGTTAACTAGGTCTTTGTTAAATTAAATTGTTGATGTTAGGGTTTTGTTAAAGTTGATGATTTAGTGTTTAATTGGATCCATGTTACAGAAAGTTTGATGGCTTTCTTCATGCTAAATTTGATAATGTCAGAAATGATAGTGTTTATTAATGTAATATTGTTgtagtgttattttttttttatttgctaagTTCTTGCATTGCCTGCATTTACTGTGTTgggatattttatttgattctatttcaattattgactttcttttactttcttgTGTAGTATGGCTGCTACAAATGCTGGGCGGATTGACTATACACAGCCTGGACCCATTGACACGTCGGTGTTGTCACAGCAGTTGAAGCATCGGTCCGAAGCTATTTGGAATGGGCAGGTAAAACACAACACTAAAGATTTAACTAATGTACATGCATTTGCTGTCATATATTAATCCATGGTTCTGTTCTGTGCAGGATCCAGGGTCCGTTACCTGCCGTAGCCGTAGTTCAGAGTTCTCCAATCGAGAGCCAATGGTTGACGACCGACTCAGGAACATCATCAAGGCAGttggtttggagggactccTTTAGGTCCCGGGTAGAGAGATTGACCATGGCCTGATAACGACCTTAGTGGAGCGATGGCAGCCCGAGACTCACACATTCCACATGCCACATGGTGAGGTCACCATCACATTGCAGGATGTGGAGGTTCTTCTCAGGCTTCCTGTTGATAGTGACGCTATAACAGGGAGCACGCAGAAAACTTGGGTGGATGTGTGCCGGGACTTCCTTGGCTTTCAACCTAGAAATGAAGGCAACCATAAGCAACTTACTGGCCAGAGGATTCTCATCAACCGGCTTTTGGAGCAAGTTGCTAATCCATTGCCACCTAATGCTGAAGAGGATCAGCTGCATAAGTACGCacgatgctacatcctagcactactgggggacacaattttcatgGACAAATCCGGCGATAGGGTGCATCTAATGTGGGTGCAGCAGTTGGAAGACCTTCGCAACCCATGAAGGTACAGTTGGGGAagtgcttgccttgcatggttgtaccAAGAGCTATGCAGGGCAAGCGAGGACACCAGTCAGATTGGTGGGTGCTTACTGTTGGTCCATTATTGGGCATGGGCTAGGTTCCCCTATTTGTGTCCAGCAGTTGAGCATGGCCCGCCAATGGGTGCTTATGATCCTCCAGTGCGTGGTTCATTGTCCCTGAAGTAAGTTTCTACCTCATGCACGTCATATACATTATGTGATCATTACCTAAGCCCACAATCATgtaacttaattttatttatttattttaaaggcttctagcaattttttatgtgaacataataaaatttttaaactgAGGTTCAATATATATGATTACGTTAATATACTCTAATTTTGTGACTGTCATGTGGCTTGAACGTGCTTTGTTTTTTATACGGACTGTTTCTTATTCTAGtgatattattaattaagtaaatatcTATAACGTACATCTCAATATTTATATGTGATTATATTATAGTTTTAACATTGGAATTATCTTAGTaggaaagttgtagatattgaTCCATTGTTCTTGATTGTAGGTGGTTGTGGattccaaacaagaaaaataggcCCGCCCACATCTTCAGGGACAGGTATCGCTAGCAAATAGCTTCAATGTTGCCAGCCCAGGTATGAAAATgcattgttttacatgtttaggAACAAGATATAGGTTTGGTGAGCTTTGAATTATAAACATTGTTGTCTAATGTGTTGTGTACTTGTTTTATGGCTGTTGTAGGTGGTGTGGCAGCCATATGAAGCTGAGTTAGAGGACCTTCCGCCGTGGTGCGTTGCAGGGAGGGCCGTGTGGACGGCAACGGTGCCGCTTGTATGTTTCCACCTAGTAGAAAAACATACACCGGATCGTGTCGTTCGTCAATTTGGGATGATCCAAGAAATTCCCGCGATGTTGACACTGACACAGTGCTTCATGACATTGATTTGAGGGGGAAGGTCGGTGTTGATTGGACGAGAAAACATGCTGTGCATATCGATGAGTGGGGTAATCGCCTTCAACGGCGTTGTGAAGCAGTACTTGGTGATATGCCTCCACAGCACGAGTATGGTCGCTGGAGACTTGCACCACTTTCAACATATGGCGTTGATTTCGTGGTTAACTGTCTTGAGGCATCTTCAAAGAGTTatggtctctttttttttgctatcaTAAAATGTATTGGTGTACCTAATTAATAGCCTgtgatgttgttgttgtattggtGCAAGAGTCTCCAAATAAATGATGGATACAATTTTCAGATACCTATGCTATTTATGTTGTAACTTCTTGAGTTACATCAGCCTTCAATCCAATTCAAGTACTTAACTTAGGCCAACTTCCAATTAATATATGCatgattttatttatacaaaaatCTAGAttcttctgttgataataagccatgtATAAGGCCAGTAGCGTGCCTATGATATAAGGTGGTTTGTAAGAgggaaaaatttaaaaattgaaactaaacTATTTAATTCCAGAAGTTGGAATTAAACATTAAAGATTAgcttcatttttgttattttatagtGTTCGGGAATTAGTTATCGaatttggaaaataataataataattccttTTAGcacaatgagaaaaaaaaaaaaagccagtataaatcgagcctttgaaactttatttccacaggaaatcgagtttcaaaggcTCGATTTCCTTTTCAATCCCTTCAGAggaaatcgagtttaaaagGCTCGATTTTTGCTTTAGTGGGTTTCTCAAAAATATggtggaaatcgagtctatgAAACTTTATTTCCAcagaaatcgagtttcaaaggcTCGATTTCCTTCTCACTCCCTTCAGAggaaatcgagtttaaaagGCTCGATTTTTGCTTCAGTGGGTTCTCAAAAATAtagtggaaatcgagtctttgaaactttatttccacagaaatcgagtttcaaaggcTCGATTTCCTTCTCACTCGCTTCATACTGGTCTTTATTTACGTATATGCCATCCAAtgtaaatcgagtttcaaagactcgatttctagtgccaagcctttttttttttttttttggcagttaCTCCTGCAGCAGTAAACCAGAACTAGTTTTCCCTTCCCCTGCAGCAGTAAACTAGATCCAGAACACATCACATGGGCAGTAAACAACTAGATGCAAGCATATGATACCAATCAAAGGGAGAGTACATCAGAACCAAACAACCGGATTAAAACAGTTACTATTCATAGGCATATTATAGTTGCCAAAGTAGTTGCTACTAATGCGAAAGTAATATCATTGCTGGCATTATAGGCAACAGCTTTACAACGCAACTAATGTAACGAGTACAATGGGTAGCAAATAGTTCAATTACAACAACATTCGGCAATAAACTTGTCAACAGAAGATAATAACTAACTGAAATTAACATAGTGTACATTCGGCAACAACATTcagcaataaacaaaataacactTGTAGATAACCACAACTTTCAGCAACAACATTCAACACTTGTCCATATAGAAGATAACCACAAGTCCCACATACATTGTGAAAGCTTCAATCGAGTCTCCGCTCGCCTGATTAGATGAAAATACAGTCATTAGTTTCCAAATGcaaagaacaaaaaccaaatgaaatagtatgcatattatataaaaacaatGAGGGCACTTGCCTAGTTTGTAGCACTACCACTTGTCGAAGCCCCACGGGAATTGGGACAGCTTCTGCGGTTATGCCCTTCTTGATGACACACTCCACATCGCTGCCTcggttgaatctccctcaagtccgGATCTTCCCTCCGGCTTCCCCGTTCTCGTCGTACCTCgtccatttcattccttattcttgAGGCCACAGgacgacctttggcccgcaataGCTGTGGGTCAGGCACCCACCGTGGTCCGCGAAcgtccctccacaatgactctgactttggcaccacaaaatGATGTGAATATGTGTGAATGAAATTGTTCAAACtgtaacatgggtcaatatagcTGGTCGCATCGAGGTGCAGACCTTGAAGAACTTTAATTacatgtgaacaagggatcttcAAGTTTTGCCACTTTCCGCAACCACATATTCTATCAAATACGTGCACTTCatgactgtggtttccccctccaccTCTATGGTTGTTGTACGGGGTAAGCACTTGATATACACCAGTTTCATGATTAAAATTCCTCACAGTGTGGCTTGGGGTTTTCTGCGCATTTTTGTTATAGATCTCCATTGCATAATCACTCCACACCTTACCTCGAGAGAGATCTTCCGTAATTTTTTTATGTCGATCATggaaatatgcaacaagtttggaccaagtgaactcaaccattgcCGCAATGGGCAAACCGCGGGCACCTTTAAGTACCCCATTAAAGCACTCAGAGATATTGATTGTCATTGCCCCGTAACGTcttccaccatcatgtgactAGGTCCATTTGTCCAGATCCTCACTGATTAAATATGTGTATGGCATACAGCGTGCAACATGGCGAGCAGTAGGGTCTACACCCCTCAGTAAATTAATCTCGGCCTCCTTAATGATTTGCATTATGGATTCAAATTTAGCTTTATGGGTCGCATATccagctttcaaggccaatgcctTTAGAATCGGGTCATCAAAGCGtctgttgaagttgctagcaacatgtcgaaggcaatatcggtGATATACCTGTTTTGTTCCGTCCCTCCCTCTAGGCCACTGTCGaatggcgtttttgatacctttatgtcggtcagaaataatGCAAATGTCGTTGGCAGGTATAACATGCTCAATCGAAGCCCTGAGACACTCTAAAAACCACCCCAACTAGCCTCTGACTCCTtatccacaacagcaaaggcaaGAGGCAAAACCTTTTGGTTGGCATCAgttgccattgcaatcatcaaaacCCCTTtgtatttaccatacaaatgagtcccatcaatactgatcactGGCCTACAATATCGGAATGCAGCAATGCATGGAGCAAATGCCCAATATACATAGCGCAGTAATGCAGAATTCTTGTATGGCCTAGGTATGGTGTGATAATTGTACTGGGTACCCAAAtcctgatccaagtatgccaacaacaacaactttcgcaacctttggtaagactcctcccaatccccaaatatcttagcaattgccttttgttttgcgtCTCATACTTTATAGTAAGAAAGCTCATGTTTATACTTAGTATGTATGATGTCCCAGAGATTTTGTAT
This genomic interval carries:
- the LOC142620510 gene encoding serine/threonine-protein phosphatase 7 long form homolog, producing MPHGEVTITLQDVEVLLRLPVDSDAITGSTQKTWVDVCRDFLGFQPRNEGNHKQLTGQRILINRLLEQVANPLPPNAEEDQLHKYARCYILALLGDTIFMDKSGDRVHLMASEDTSQIGGCLLLVHYWAWARFPYLCPAVEHGPPMGAYDPPVRGSLSLKWLWIPNKKNRPAHIFRDRWCGSHMKLS
- the LOC142620511 gene encoding uncharacterized protein LOC142620511; its protein translation is MTINISECFNGVLKGARGLPIAAMVEFTWSKLVAYFHDRHKKITEDLSRGKVWSDYAMEIYNKNAQKTPSHTVRNFNHETGVYQVLTPYNNHRGGGGNHSHEVHVFDRICGCGKWQNLKIPCSHVIKVLQGLHLDATSYIDPCYSLNNFIHTYSHHFVVPKSESLWRDVRGPRWVPDPQLLRAKGRPVASRIRNEMDEVRRERGSRREDPDLREIQPRQRCGVCHQEGHNRRSCPNSRGASTSGSATN